The proteins below come from a single Acidobacteriota bacterium genomic window:
- a CDS encoding FliM/FliN family flagellar motor switch protein — MTESANTPLLDELPAWLEGWEKCIQSVLSQTTGQSVVFEASAETLPNAESDLWFTVVVGGAVRGEMSLRLPAATGIRLAQKFLQETEPAPDSPTADHKEALEELFRQIAGQAATALASTAGGEVQFHLAGSGAPSWSASSNRNLHTRDEAGASISIELQISAALAGALQASHEPPAPKSSTPVLTEISPSPGTARYERLRDVILEVKLRFGSRRMVLRDVLALSAGVVVELDSNVNSPVDLLLDGRVAAQGDVVVVDGKYGLRVTAVLDSAPPS; from the coding sequence ATGACCGAGTCCGCAAACACACCGCTCCTCGACGAGTTGCCTGCATGGCTCGAAGGCTGGGAGAAATGTATCCAGTCTGTGCTTTCGCAGACGACCGGCCAGAGCGTCGTTTTTGAGGCATCGGCAGAGACACTGCCGAATGCGGAATCCGACTTGTGGTTCACCGTAGTCGTCGGAGGGGCCGTGCGCGGCGAGATGTCGTTACGTTTGCCGGCTGCTACCGGCATCCGCCTGGCGCAAAAATTTCTTCAGGAAACGGAACCAGCGCCGGACTCACCCACCGCAGACCACAAAGAGGCGCTCGAAGAACTGTTTCGTCAGATCGCAGGGCAAGCCGCCACTGCGCTGGCATCCACGGCAGGCGGAGAAGTGCAATTTCACCTGGCTGGTTCGGGAGCGCCTTCGTGGTCAGCATCGAGCAACAGGAATCTGCATACCCGCGACGAAGCGGGAGCGTCCATTTCCATTGAGCTTCAGATCAGCGCTGCACTGGCAGGCGCATTGCAGGCCAGTCACGAACCACCCGCACCCAAATCTTCTACGCCGGTGCTTACAGAGATTTCACCCTCTCCGGGGACCGCTCGCTACGAACGATTGCGCGACGTGATTCTCGAGGTCAAGTTGCGTTTTGGAAGCCGTCGCATGGTACTCCGCGATGTGCTGGCGCTCAGCGCAGGCGTGGTGGTGGAACTCGACAGCAATGTGAATTCTCCTGTCGATCTGCTGCTCGACGGCAGGGTTGCTGCGCAGGGCGATGTGGTGGTGGTCGACGGTAAATATGGACTACGCGTGACTGCGGTACTCGATTCCGCACCACCGTCGTAA